A window of the Hevea brasiliensis isolate MT/VB/25A 57/8 chromosome 6, ASM3005281v1, whole genome shotgun sequence genome harbors these coding sequences:
- the LOC131180806 gene encoding inositol transporter 1-like has product MLHIVNFLAFQQFTGINTVMYYSPTIVQMAGFSSNQIALLLSLIIAAMNAAGSILGIYLIDHFGRKKLALSSLTGVIVSLAILAGAFFGQSSDSSNSLYGWLAVLGLALYICFFSPGMGPVPWTVNSEVYPEAYRGICSGMAATVNWVSNLIVAQTFLSLASAVGTGPTFLILGGVAVAAVVFVILFVPETKGLTFVEVEQIWKQRAWGSSYDAESLLEQGNETS; this is encoded by the exons ATGCTGCATATTGTCAACTTTCTG GCTTTTCAACAGTTCACAGGCATCAATACAGTTATGTACTATAGCCCAACTATTGTTCAAATGGCTGGCTTTAGTTCCAACCAAATAGCACTTCTCCTTTCCCTCATCATTGCTGCAATGAATGCTGCTGGAAGCATTCTTGGCATTTACCTTATTGACCATTTTGGGCGGAAGAAGTTGGCTCTCTCAAGCTTAACTGGTGTAATTGTTTCTCTTGCCATCTTGGCTGGGGCATTCTTTGGCCAATCATCTGATTCTTCAAATTCACTCTATGGGTGGCTTGCAGTGTTAGGGCTAGCCTTGTACATTTGTTTCTTCTCACCTGGAATGGGACCAGTTCCATGGACTGTGAACTCAGAGGTTTACCCTGAGGCTTATCGAGGGATATGTAGTGGAATGGCAGCTACTGTGAATTGGGTTTCTAATTTGATCGTGGCCCAAACTTTCCTTTCACTTGCCAGTGCTGTGGGAACAGGTCCAACTTTCTTGATCCTTGGAGGCGTGGCTGTCGCAGCGGTTGTGTTTGTGATTCTGTTTGTGCCAGAGACTAAAGGGCTCACATTCGTTGAAGTGGAACAGATATGGAAGCAGAGAGCTTGGGGCAGTAGTTATGACGCCGAGAGCCTTCTCGAGCAAGGAAACGAAACGTCATAA